TTAAAATCGctcaagaaaattttaatatcgtagctaggacactgctcatatgttttgtctaagagctcgaagaacacaTCTTTGGTGTTGAGGAGGGCATATCAGGCTTTTGTtgacgaatttagccttgatgtggGTGGTCATTTGGCACTtcttgatgcacctatagctcaaaacttcttgcctaagtctggctgccgcatccaaataagcgcagttggttttcgtggtagcagtcaccatagtaaatatcgcagtttttcatcatcttttttcccggcccatcccatcgtatttcctggatggcggtgatgtctgctttatagcagtctagggcctccgctcaTTCTTTGGCAGCATTTGGTCTTTTAAAGGAACTAACATTCCAGgtgcatatccaaagttcgtAGTTTGTCAACAgcaaatccgtccgtatccaaggcttgttggtgcttcgcaactatgatgtttttacgtggccaggaagtcaccccaacgcAACGGCTCAactcccaacctggagggccagatccttagtataactccaaggacggggagccggataaaaacgctccttataggcctgggcacCGAAAAGTCGTAGAAggcctataaggtgttcacttagtagttcaaccttactggaacagtagacaccaccgttgattcccTCTCGAGAaatcgtccgctgccgcctggataaggagaagtGCCTTAGATGAAACACCTCTCcctcctctctcgtttgctgcccccaacaactttccactggggttggaacccaatctccagttgaggtactaggcacccgatgttcaccacggggaggtgagagtaggagttgatagacagaggtgggttttgagaaaaacctgtggacgcttgtgtcctcttgaacgTACATTTCTACCATTTGAGAATTTGGCCATTAATGGTGGCTTAAAAAGTGTCAGCAGTTCTCCAAGAGTTTCTTCAATGTCGGCATAAATTATGTCTTGAAATAATCTCATAAAAAGCAATCAAAAGGTGTTAAGTCACACAAATGAGAAGACTAGTTGAAAAGAACACTTCTGAAAATATtaaagttgtcaattaaatGAGAACAAAGATAGTCAGCATCACTTGGTGGCACACgccattttttcattttgagaaataagGGTTTTAATGGATTCAATGGTGATTCATTAATGACTTGAGAATACTTTTTGCTCAATTAATGGACACTTAACTTAATGACAAAGCCATTTAATTAGAAATAAGCTTCTTCGCTAAAAATCACTGAAAAGTAAGTCATGAAAAATCTCAATCAgttccacttatgtcaaaatgacagctaatcataatttttcattcaattgaaagcccaactttattttttctgcGATTTCTTTATTTCCTTCCTTGTCAAATTCGAAAAAGAGTatgtaaaatttgtaaaatacaaaatacaggCCCGAGGAGGGTTTCGCAGACAactatgtttttggtagtttttgtacgatcAACTGAATGAAGAGAGAGTTCCGACACTTGAAGAAGTATCAAGTtgcattggtcaaaatttgagttCAAAGAACgtaattgcaaataaaaaccTTATGTTATCGGAACCTAATCATTGTCAAACCTAACTaaatagaaatgtcaacacaATTTGACATTACCAACTGTCAAACCGTAGAACCGTCAAACTCTGaaacttaatttatatattttcatttattctcAAGATATTTAAGACTTACAATGTCTACATTATTAAAGCACACAAGTTGTCCACTAAAGACGTAGTTTTACTGTAGAATGTGCATTCAACTCCGCTAAACTCTTGTCACTATTTTTGATTGACAACAGGTTgactaaaaaaatgtgtttactgCCAAATTATGAAATATGGCTGAGTCATTTTGTTGGTGAATATGAATTCATCATTTTATGATCGCAtaactaaattatttatgtttattttcctTCAATTTGTTTATGGTGAAACCGCAAAATTAGCAAATAAGCCccttctttaatttaaatgccCAAAGACATACCATAATTATAGCAAGAGCAAGACCGAACTGAATAACCATAATATGTATGAGAGTTTGGCTTTGGACCAACTTTAATGTTTACACGAATTATTATCTAAGCCATTAAAAAAGGTCAACAAACTTTCacaattgttgttgtttatttgttatttatttgcttttggTTGGTTAGTTGGTGGGTTAAGccatataattattattgttatggaATTTTGAATTAAGTCTGACGTATGTACTAAGTTTTTATTATCcaatattatgtttattttacagTTGGAgtgtaaaaatgatttattattattattatttaactcTTAACCTCTTCGTCTTCATCTGTATCTATCTTTTATGCGGTATCAGCGTTTTATGcataaataaagtaaagtagtgaaattattttgttttatgggACCTCTCactcaaagttttgttttgttttcattttgaatgatTGTTTATGTTATTTGAGTTCACTAAAGAGATATTAACCTCAgggaaaaagaaaatgaatgtTTACAAAACGtagatgttttaaataaaagatgtaAATGACAGATTGAGAGATCAtgcaacaataaaaataataatgatctttatttttaaattaatttgtagtgTTATGTAAAAGCGTATCAAACCTTAGAGCTTAGAAAAATAATCTCAAACTTGGATTATGAACTGAGATAAGTTCCACATGGGTTTAGGGAGAGGAAATTAAGGAAATCACTCACTACCACAACTTAGAACGGCATATTATACTAAAGAATCGGAttattctaaaaacttaaattacttAACcgattgaaaaatatattagtttgaagccaatatctaaaatttttaaaaaggcatttgagtcgaaaatcaatttttaccaacttttgtttatttttttttggtttttaatttttgtacaacaactgtcaattcgatttttcttaacatttttcagaatgttgaaaacaatatttcttataagataaaataagtgcAGATACTGCGCccgtccctcggaattggattcgaagaccttccgagctggagcgttgatgtccatccgctctaaatgacttagccatctaagccgttggactttaattctgctaactaggtcagtgtcgctgtacagcccgtatacagttcgtcgttatatcttctcctccgttctccatctatgcatacgggactaaaaatcacccgaagaatttttctctcgaagcatcctaagacgctctcatctttctttgacagggtccaggcctcagcgccataaatgagaaccgggatgatgagtgtcttatagatggtgattttacatgctcgagagaggacttaccttctcaattgtcttctaagtccaaagaagagAAGTCCGATTTGCAATTTGcgacttggtcttgccctcattgaccactaaacccatcttcttcacttccgtcgcaatgttcaaaaacgctccactgacatcacgctttgatcttccaagtatgtcaatatcatctgcgtatccgagtaattggatggacctttggaagattgtgcctctagtgttgacggttgagttttgcacaatcctttccagaacgatgttgaagaagtcgcaggacagtgcatcgccttgtctaaaaccttttttaacatcaaatgcatcggtaagatcttttccgaccttgatagagcagcgtgcattctccatcgtcattctgcacaaacgaataagtttgacagggatgcccaaactagacattgctcggtagagctcttccctatagatgctgtcataagcggctttaaaatcgataaagagatggtgggtatcgatttaaagctcctgggttttttccaagatctgccgtagtgtgaatatttggtcgatagtggactttcctggtctgaagccacactgataaggaccaatcaggttgttgacgaatggcttcagacgttcacgtTATACGGCAGAGCGGATTTTAGacgcaatgttaagtagactgatgcctctgtagttggcgcagtttagagggtctcttttctgatgtattgggcaaactatgctgagattccactcatcgggcatgatttctttagatcatattttgcagatgagttggtgcatgctccgtaccaagtcatcgcctgctgctttgaatagttcggcagcgatgccgtcaaatccagcagctttgtttgactcaagtttagatatagctatcttcacttcgtcaaggtcggttaggcggaattgttgatctgcgtcgcagtggttgagtggttctatctcccttacagcggaattcggttcgtcatcgccgttatataatttggagaagtgatcttatcatattctcagcatcgactgcggttctactacgatgttcccctgatcgtctttacaggcttcggttcgtggctggtacccttggtaggttttttttaccttttggtgaaatttacgaacctcatttctgttgtgacatccctctatctcctcgatcgcgcgcttctcatgatctctttttttccatctaagaagccggtgttcctccctcctcttctgctcgtagagctcgcgagcagctctagtccttttgtgcagcgccgttttgtatgcatcttgtttcgctgcgtgcgcttgccggcattcgtcgtcaaaccaggggtttcgctgtggtggccgtgtgaaacctagcacttcagaggcggcatctttgATGGCTCCAAGGCAATGTTGCCTATCCTGTAtattggagaagtgtcgtgcgccgatcgcaatgtggtcaatctggttgacggttgattgatcaggagatttccatgtccccttgtggatattaagatgagtgaactgcgtactagctaccagaacgtctcgccctgcTACGACATCGACCAGCCTTAATCCGTTGTCgtaggtggtgtcgtgcaggctgtatctcccgattatgccaccgaAGATGTCTTcgcttcctagcttggcattaaaatctcctaagacaattttaatgtcatagccagggcactgctcatatgttttgtctatgAGCGCGAAGAACATACGAGTATCTTTGTTGTCTTCACCTTTCTCCACTGTTTAGGCATGTgctcatattaggcttatgttggtgaatttagccttgatgcggattgtcgttatgcgctcgctcacactgttgtccttggtagcagtcgccgtagtagatatcgcagtcttttagtttgcgtttgtccGGTcaatcccatcgcacttcttggatggcggtaatatctgccttgcagtagcttagggcttccgctaattgttcggctgcacgtggtctgttaaggggcctaacattccacgtacatatccgaagttcgttgtccttattgcgtttgcgtgggttgccaacagtgaatccgtccgtatccgaggcttgttggtgcttcgaaactatgatgtttttacgtggccaggaagtcaccccgaacggcacaacccccaacctgaagggccagatccttagtataactccaaggaagggaagccggataaaccgctccttacaggccaaATGACAGCTAAAACCACTAATTGATTTACcctatatttaattatatttgttgATGGTGTTACtcctaaaaaattcaaaagtttggTAGTAGTTTCGTtctcttcaaaacaaaacagtGATGGGATGCTTAATCAACTTCTAATGGAAAGCATGATTTTCTGTAAGAAAACATGTTTAATAATaagttttgtaagtttttgacaCTAAGATAAAGGCGATATACTaggaagtaaaaattaattgtactctatacaaaatgtaaacTGTACGAACTCATGCATAAACCTGGATTTtcggtttaaaaatattttttacgagtttttatttttttaaaataaattttaagactttgaaatttaatttattttgtaaacccGAATGGTAAGTCTTAAAcacaacttaaaattaatggagtttttttcagttgtagaatttttttaaagccttaatCAACTTACAGAAATCCGGCGCTATTAAAAGCCCCCACTTATCACACAATCTTTTACATAGGAGACGTCTTAGCAAAACCTAATTAAGTTTAAGCTTTCTAAGTATTCAAATGTCCGCCACAATATTCCTTAaagtttattaattatattggGTGCTctataaaatttgatgtttttcatcaaatttaaatGCCGGAAACTAAAAATCCAATGcacgaaaaataataattattatacaaggtataaaaacttaaatacaacCTTTATACGGACTGTTAGAAAAACTTTGTCTGAAAAATCATGTTTACCGACAAAGCTCATATTACCCAAAgcgaaccatatggacctagacgacatgtggttctagGAGGACGGCACTACCTGccacaaattcaaaaacttacttTGACTTGAATcacgaaaatatattttatttcacaatacTTCTCATTATTTCCAGAAATGTAAACATTGGTATTTTTACTACAAAAACATCTGGAAGCATTTCAAAATCTTgtaaaaatacttatttgtcACTTCCAATATTATAATCGATCTATTTTCTTCGTTGTGCCAAAATCATACCAATTAAGTGTAAACTATTGTTGAAGCACAACAATTCATCAACCtattgttgaattttattaaacccACTGTTTGAATTCacttaaaatctatatttaaattaacttttaacttaaaaccaactttattttcaatttgatgttttgaatacttaaactttaatttaaatgtgaaaCTTAAAGtctaaacttgaattaaaacttaaaactttaatttgaatttaaaattctaaaatgtaaatacaaATCATTGCGATAATAGCTTAAAACGTCAAGATCCTAAACTCGTACTAAAATTCTTAACTTTCAAATTTGCCGCCACTAAAAATCATCGGCCATCTTTTATTGTatcaaaaatgtactaaaattaaaaacaagaaagagaaagaagaaattaaaagaagGATCGGGATTCAAGCACAGACCACCGtactataaagtttaaatttgttttgcgtTTTTCTTTACTCCGCTTcaccgtgcgtcgtcgtcgctctTTTTTGGTCGAATTTATCGAAGACTTTCAGattgaagtaagtaagtaaacaatAATAGAAATATCTATTTGAATAATTATCTGTGAAGATTACCTAATCAGATCAACATTCGCGATTAAAATCTATGTTAacaaataatgtaaatataaacagaaatcaaccttcaaaaccaaaaaaatcatTGCGAATTTCGGACCGGTAATTCTCAGACAATCCTCCCAAACTTCTTTGGAGTAACCTTCTTTTAAACATAGCAGGTTTCCAAAAACATTTGTACCTACATTTattcacaagaaaaaaaacacaaaaattcatttttttttccaattaaactttttatttttacaataaacttACACAActaattgtttgttaaaataaataaaatcctaacACATCGCATTcacacaatttaaattaaaaaacaatcacaCACACtatattttttccttattttctaTTTAGAAACTCTCGGCCTTTTTAATTCAGCAGCTTCCTCAATAACCACCACAAGTCTGCATGCACAATTTAAAGCTTGAAAAGTTGTTATCATTGCCATCACAGCCTCCAAATTTAAATTCACGACATTCCTTTGCAATGGGGTCATAACTCCAACGCGGTATCAGAGCTCTGCAAACACCTTTTCTAGCTGGCATCTTACAGAAATTCTCCGGCTGGTGACGAGCTGAATTCCTTGGAGCGATATCATCTAAATCCATTTCCTCGAAGAGGTCACTCATTTCATCGTAAAGATCCAAAGGTTTAGCTTGTGTCACACCAATGATTGTAAAGGTTATCACTGTACACGCAGCGATAACTGCTACCGTTAAATGTTTGCAATTCATGTTTGTAGAGAAAAAAATTTGCGTAGCGATATGGGAGATGTATGAAACGCGTTTTGAACTTCACTTGATCGTGGCTGATCGTACTCTGATGGCTTGACTCACTGCTAAGCCGGTTTTATATACTAGATTCAAAGTCTTTACTGAACATAAAGACTTAAAGTCTGGAAGTTTCTCGTCATTATCATTTGGTAAAACCACCCAACAAAAAGACTTCAACGACTTTAACGACGACGAGTGTCGTGATGGAAGCTTGACAAAGATACGCAAAAAGAGTGACGCCTGACGCGTTCGTGACGTTTCtgtttgtttagtttgtttgtttacataCGGGCCAGGGAAAACACACTCACGGCCCCATTGCGTGAATGGTTAAGAGCTCTAAGACGTTCGGAATGAAAATTCTAAGCCTTACTCGTGTAACGTGGGGATTTTCAGGCAATTGAAAGAGTTGTTACCTTCAGATGGATTGAAATTGTtgttagttaaataaaattgcaGCAAATTTGATGCACTGGTGGAATGGGAGTGCATCGACCGTGGTTGACATTGCTACATCCACTGACACCGCCCGCCACCGTCAATACGCCTGCAGCAATCCTCGATGGTAAATAACAAGACCAATTAAATATGCGCTTCTGTGGGTTTGGGTACTTCACCACAAAGCTATACCCGTACCGTCCGTCGCGTCACGCTGTTATTTCTAGAGAGCCATCGGGAAAGCACACTTAATGAGGTAACCAACAGGTTGGTACATTTCTGGGCCTATTACCATATCAATGTGTCATGGATATGACAGAAAATAGGTTCAATTACCTATACCTATTTATGTCGGCCCATATGCCCGATTATTTtatccttattttgtttttatttttctcccatgttgttgacattttttaattaaatgaataatTAGTTTAATTGAATTGATGTGGTGGGTATCTTTTATCAGTCGTTGCGGgggtatttaataaataattaacgcGTTTATGCTCTATTGAAGGCGATTGGGTGGTCTTCCGTCGTTGTTCGTGTGTCGGTCATGCAGTGTCACTTCCGTCCGTTGTGGGTGGGTGATGGGATGGTTGAACAAAAGTGTATTTAAGGGTGAAATTATGGTAATGTTACATTAATCTGTTTTACAACCAACTGACAAATATTTGAAgagactttttcttttattcgaatcatcaataataatatttttattttatatttttttatttgtttatgattAAAGAGaaacatattaaatttaattggatgATGAAATTTAATATATGCTATGTTTATGTTACGTTACATTAtagatcaaaaatatatttatgtaaaattttgtttttatttttattttatttatttataaaaatttgttgatagTTGATTATTGTTGTTAAATGATTGAGTGTGAAAGTTTAAATTGAATGGATAAACGTTTATGATTTatgataattattataaattgacaggtttcaaatctatttatgtataatattttatttcgaaggAATTGTGTAGGATGTGAATGAGTGTGATGTATAATTCATTGAATTTACAGtctattagttttttttgttttgccagTATTTTGGTCCATTTATGATTAAACGatccataaatatttaaatttaatgtaaacctTAAAACAAGCCCCATGTAGTCATATCGAGAAGGTTATTTATTACGGTTCTTTGACTTCTAAAGTTCAGAGGGTAGAATCTGGTAATTGGATTGGTTTTCATGAGAAGTTGTCaatggaaattattttaaaataaattcatatttgaTTCTATCAATCATCTTGGTATCAGTCTAGATTTTTTTTACTTGGtttaatttgtctctttctgGTATTGCTCTCTTAtcgttttaatataattttgttctcatcgattttttgacattttttcatgttaacttttaaagaaaatgttgctATAGCCTTCCtctgcctagtgacttacaattctcaaccattcctgtgtattTAATGTCAGGGACGGAAGCGACCTATAGTTTATGTGACAAATCCGAAGGATTAATGTGAGGTAGCAGTTTTCATGAACTACTCTTGGATGACTCGTCAATTCCTGGCGGTacctgtaaaaaaaactttgaagtgCCACAGGCAGGGACTTAGCCTAGCGCCTCTAGTATGACAGTCCTACAAACTAACCATTTCGAAACGGGTACTTCAAAAAGGTAAAAAGTTTTAGGTAAATGTAAAGgctttatttggttttaataaaGGAGACCGGAATTTGGAGCGAATTGATGAGCTAGAcatacttacttaggtcctcagacctgttaagtccgttgggaaccccttaaggggcatagggcctctaccaCACCTACGCACTattgtgtacggtttccggagaagTGTTTCAggtccctccaactcttgcctagtgacgctgattccacctcgactgtcctgcgccatgtgctccACGGTCGTTCgctcttctttcttcttgtgtGAGTGCAtttcactgcattgcttggcctatAACGCAGTCGTTACcctttcgaagcgtatgtccaatccattgccgcTTACGTCTTcttattatagattctataggttcctgacctgtccttctatgaatgACCTCATTAAATATACGATTTGGACAGAGAaccgtagtacccgtagcatgatggttagcgcCTTGGACAGCCATGCGAGaggttttttcacgggtactgcctcttgcgaggaaaaattctccagaaaatccttaggatgttacgaagacatctattcacgaatgtttgcagctttcttattatggctgaagtaaccttccaagtgctgcacgcataaagaagcacagatttgacatttgtgcgaaacagtcgtagctttttgttcttaagctgatagaattattcctccaaatttttgacagcataccgaacaccGCTTTTGCTTTGTCGATGCGGCAGACGACGTCTTGTTTGATTctgccttcgatggaaacgatacttccaaggtattga
This window of the Eupeodes corollae chromosome 3, idEupCoro1.1, whole genome shotgun sequence genome carries:
- the LOC129951344 gene encoding kunitz-type serine protease inhibitor textilinin-3 encodes the protein MNCKHLTVAVIAACTVITFTIIGVTQAKPLDLYDEMSDLFEEMDLDDIAPRNSARHQPENFCKMPARKGVCRALIPRWSYDPIAKECREFKFGGCDGNDNNFSSFKLCMQTCGGY